In one Drosophila pseudoobscura strain MV-25-SWS-2005 chromosome X, UCI_Dpse_MV25, whole genome shotgun sequence genomic region, the following are encoded:
- the MED22 gene encoding mediator of RNA polymerase II transcription subunit 22, translating to MASGSRIPTLPQSKEALLKSYNARLKEDVRSMLENFEETLKLARRESHSQISRTTQCEQDALEMQIRASNMVRAGESLMKLVADLKQYLILNDFHSVNEAITNNSQLFRATQIECDKKLMKLRDEMAMDLYDLEEEYYTSIFK from the exons ATGGCCAGCGGCTCTCGGATTCCCACACTGCCGCAGTCCAAAGAGGCGCTGCTCAAGTCTTACAATGCACGCCTCAAAGAGGATGTACGCAGCATGCTGGAGAACTTTGAGG AGACCCTCAAGCTGGCGCGCAGagagagccacagccaaatATCGCGAACGACGCAATGCGAGCAGGATGCCCTCGAAATGCAAATACGCGCCTCCAACATGG TGCGGGCGGGCGAGTCGCTGATGAAACTGGTGGCCGATCTTAAGCAGTACCTAATACTGAACGATTTCCATTCTGTCAACGAAGCTATCACAAACAATTCACAGTTGTTTAGGGCCACCCAAATCGAGTGCGACAAGAAGCTCATGAAGCTGAGGGACGAAATGGCAATGGACTTGTACGACCTCGAGGAGGAGTACTACACGAGCATATTCAAGTAG
- the LOC4814409 gene encoding nucleosome assembly protein 1-like 1-A: MYAIERDPELEQQQDKGSESLEEGASSATMRHDEKSSESLDRCCSFDSMLCPADMSARSRKAYLQHMMDELPRPVHNRILAMKHSQMEQIKISEQFYREVYELEKRFYLQCAELFDSRRDIVDGSLEPEPMEPSWSEQHDDLVAELQASKEFHQLTELMPKMPANAVGVPRFWLSIFRNVSLLSDMVQHHDEPLLECLMDVRISYEPESYTLKFLFRPNSYLDDCSLMLTKKYLLRHQADQEYPFMFEGPEIVSCEGCHIHWRDDSNLTMQTDLSLADEKTKMLLGNDFEVGFLLRTQIVPKAVLFYTGDLVDSTNEGLSDSDSSETSDTDADTDTTAPAPTHTPEQLSD, translated from the exons ATGTACGCCATTGAGAGAGAtccggagctggagcagcaACAGGACAAAGGCAGTGAGTCGCTGGAGGAAGGTGCTTCTTCCGCCACGATGCGCCACGATGAAAAGAGCAGCGAGTCGCTGGACAGATGTTGTTCATTCGACTCGATGCTGTGTCCGGCGGACATGTCAGCGCGAAGCAGGAAGGCCTACCTGCAGCACATGATGGACGAACTACCCAGGCCAGTGCACAACCGAATTTTGGCTATGAAGCACAGTCAGATGGAGCAGATCAAGATTTCGGAGCAGTTCTATCGGGAGGTGTACGAGCTGGAGAAGCGCTTCTATTTGCAGTGCGCTGAGCTGTTCGATTCGCGGCGCGACATCGTTGACGGGTCTTTGGAGCCAGAACCAATGGAGCCCAGCTGGAGTGAGCAGCACGACGATCTGGTCGCCGAACTCCAGGCCAGCAAGGAGTTCCACCAGCTGACCGAACTCATGCCCAAGATGCCGGCTAATGCAGTGGGCGTGCCCCGCTTCTGGCTGAGCATCTTCCGGAATGTGTCCCTGCTGTCGGACATGGTGCAGCACCATGACGAGCCGCTCCTCGAGTGCCTGATGGACGTGCGCATCAGCTACGAGCCGGAGAGCTACACCCTCAAGTTCCTGTTCCGGCCCAACAGCTACCTCGACGACTGCTCGCTGATGCTTACCAAGAAGTACTTACTGCGGCACCAGGCCGACCAGGAGTATCCCTTTATGTTCGAGGGACCCGAGATCGTGAGCTGCGAGGGCTGCCACATTCATTGGCGCGATGACTCCAATCTCACGATGCAGACG GACCTGTCGCTGGCCGACGAGAAGACCAAGATGCTGCTGGGAAATGACTTTGAGGTGGGCTTCCTGCTGCGCACCCAGATCGTGCCCAAGGCCGTTCTGTTTTACACCGGCGACCTTGTGGATAGCACGAACGAGGGACTCAGCGACAGCGATTCCTCAGAGACATCGGATACCGACGCCGACACAGATACAACTGCCCctgcacccacacacacgccgGAGCAGCTGAGCGATTGA